The following proteins come from a genomic window of Deltaproteobacteria bacterium IMCC39524:
- the larA gene encoding nickel-dependent lactate racemase — MKKNLLKYGSQKLPIELQAQTLTANTPHDLPDPAEEVCRALANPISSPSLAQILKPGERVAIVTSDITRYTGSEIYLPLLVAELNRCGIADSNIEIIIALGIHRKQTEEEHRKILGSLYGRITVYDHECDDPEQLVDLGQTSSGLPVQINRRVMAADRAIVTGTIGLHYFAGFGGGRKSLVPGVASRTTCMATHFAIFNPPAEGGRNTQARTANLDGNPVHQAILEAAKTIKPDFLLNTVLTTDKKIAKVFCGDLEQAHLAGCELAQSLYTAPLQQAADLAIVSCGGEPKDINFIQAHKALDYGVQAVRPGGTVILLAACPDGFGNATFFDWFNYEELDTFEKALRNRYEINGQTAWSTLSKARTWRVILISEFNREQSEKMGMEKAINLDEALQMAYKQLPDNPEVVIIPDGGTILPVIKNNT; from the coding sequence TTGAAGAAAAACTTACTGAAATATGGTTCGCAGAAGCTACCGATAGAACTTCAGGCGCAAACCCTGACAGCCAACACACCCCATGACCTGCCAGATCCAGCAGAAGAGGTCTGTCGCGCGCTGGCCAATCCGATCTCCTCACCATCGCTGGCACAGATCCTTAAGCCCGGTGAACGTGTCGCCATTGTTACATCGGACATCACCCGCTACACCGGCAGTGAGATCTACCTGCCGCTCCTGGTTGCCGAGTTAAATCGTTGCGGCATTGCCGACAGCAACATAGAGATCATCATCGCCCTTGGCATTCATCGCAAACAGACCGAAGAGGAGCATCGTAAAATCCTTGGCTCTCTCTATGGGCGAATAACCGTTTATGATCATGAATGTGACGACCCTGAGCAGCTGGTAGATCTCGGCCAGACAAGCTCCGGCCTGCCGGTACAGATCAATCGACGAGTCATGGCAGCAGACCGGGCCATCGTCACCGGCACCATCGGCCTGCACTACTTTGCCGGCTTCGGCGGCGGACGCAAGAGCCTGGTCCCGGGCGTTGCAAGTCGGACAACCTGCATGGCTACACACTTTGCCATCTTCAATCCACCAGCAGAAGGTGGCCGCAACACTCAGGCCCGCACCGCCAATCTCGACGGCAACCCGGTACACCAGGCCATTCTGGAAGCCGCAAAGACAATCAAACCTGATTTTTTACTCAATACCGTGCTGACGACTGACAAGAAAATCGCCAAAGTCTTCTGCGGCGATCTGGAGCAGGCCCACCTGGCAGGTTGCGAACTGGCGCAAAGTCTGTACACTGCACCACTGCAGCAAGCAGCTGACCTGGCCATCGTTTCCTGCGGCGGCGAACCCAAGGACATCAACTTCATTCAAGCCCACAAAGCACTCGATTACGGTGTGCAGGCCGTTCGCCCTGGTGGAACAGTCATCCTGCTGGCGGCCTGCCCGGATGGCTTCGGCAACGCCACCTTTTTTGACTGGTTCAATTACGAAGAGCTCGATACTTTCGAAAAAGCCTTGCGCAACCGTTATGAGATCAACGGTCAAACAGCTTGGTCGACCCTGAGCAAAGCACGCACCTGGCGCGTCATTCTGATCAGCGAGTTCAATCGCGAGCAGTCCGAAAAGATGGGCATGGAAAAGGCAATCAATCTTGACGAGGCATTGCAGATGGCATACAAACAGCTTCCGGACAATCCGGAGGTTGTGATTATTCCCGATGGCGGTACTATTCTGCCAGTAATAAAAAACAACACTTAA
- the hypE gene encoding hydrogenase expression/formation protein HypE, whose amino-acid sequence MKSDVILLGHGSGGKLSHDLLDNLIVPTLSGIGQRDQNDAAVLAAPNGRLAFTTDSYVVDPIFFAGGNIGDLAIHGTVNDLAMAGATPLAISVGLIIEEGLPVEDLRTILESMRDAAQQAEVKIVTGDTKVVPRGKADKLFINTSGIGVIEHDLQISGINAQVGDKILINGTIGDHGMAVLASREGLELESNITTDSAPLSSMVAELVAQLGSQLHTLRDPTRGGVATTVKEIALQSQVEITLQETALPVDQSVAGACAILGLDPLFVANEGKLLAFVTPEVADQALRIMQSHKHGKQAAIIGEVTAIAAGKVRLQTSIGGLRAIEMLAGEQLPRIC is encoded by the coding sequence ATGAAATCAGATGTAATTTTGCTTGGCCACGGCAGTGGCGGCAAACTCAGCCATGACCTGCTCGACAACCTGATCGTGCCGACCCTTTCCGGGATTGGTCAACGCGATCAGAATGATGCCGCAGTACTTGCCGCACCGAACGGCCGCCTGGCTTTTACCACCGATTCCTACGTCGTTGATCCGATCTTCTTTGCCGGCGGCAATATCGGCGACCTGGCAATCCACGGAACGGTTAACGATCTGGCCATGGCCGGCGCCACACCTCTGGCGATCAGCGTTGGCCTGATTATCGAGGAGGGCCTGCCCGTCGAAGACCTCAGAACAATCCTCGAGAGCATGCGCGATGCGGCACAGCAGGCCGAGGTGAAGATCGTTACCGGAGACACCAAGGTCGTTCCACGGGGCAAGGCTGACAAACTCTTTATCAACACCTCCGGCATCGGTGTCATTGAGCATGATTTACAGATTTCCGGAATCAACGCCCAGGTCGGAGACAAGATCCTTATCAACGGCACCATAGGCGATCACGGCATGGCTGTTCTGGCCAGTCGTGAAGGGCTTGAGCTAGAAAGCAATATCACTACGGACAGCGCTCCTCTCAGCAGCATGGTGGCAGAACTGGTTGCACAGCTCGGTTCTCAACTGCACACCCTGCGCGACCCGACCCGCGGTGGAGTTGCCACCACAGTCAAGGAGATCGCGCTACAGTCCCAGGTTGAAATCACCTTGCAGGAAACTGCGCTGCCTGTCGATCAGTCCGTCGCCGGGGCCTGTGCCATTTTAGGCCTGGACCCTCTCTTCGTTGCCAACGAAGGCAAGTTACTCGCCTTCGTTACTCCCGAAGTCGCAGACCAGGCCCTGCGCATTATGCAAAGCCACAAGCATGGCAAGCAGGCTGCGATCATCGGTGAAGTCACCGCCATAGCAGCCGGCAAGGTTCGCCTGCAGACATCAATCGGTGGACTTCGAGCAATCGAAATGCTCGCCGGCGAGCAACTCCCTCGCATTTGCTAA
- the hypD gene encoding hydrogenase formation protein HypD, whose product MKHQNEYRDPKLARLQLEAIRQTIDGYDGSMTFMEVCGTHTMAIYQHGIRSLLPEQVRLISGPGCPVCVTPVGFVDQAVALARRPDTIIATFGDMVRVPGSSSSLLEEQARGASIKIVYSPLDAVALAEKHPDSDLVFLGVGFETTAPTVAGAILTAARKKLDNFFVLCSHKTMPGPMAALAGDPELQVDGYLCPAHVSAIIGANAYQSLVDAYQVPCVVTGFEPLDVLQGVLMLAKQTVAGEAHVETQYRRVVKAKGNLKAQQLLAQVFEPGDARWRGIGDIPNSGLQIRAKFSHFDAATQLHVKVEPPVEHKGCLCGEILKGKVRPNDCPLFRTVCTPEDPVGACMVSSEGTCAAEYKYGT is encoded by the coding sequence ATGAAGCACCAGAACGAATACCGCGACCCAAAGCTCGCCAGGCTGCAACTGGAAGCCATTCGTCAGACGATTGACGGCTACGATGGTAGCATGACCTTCATGGAAGTCTGCGGCACCCACACCATGGCGATCTACCAGCACGGTATCCGCTCCCTGCTGCCCGAGCAGGTGCGGTTAATCTCCGGCCCCGGCTGCCCGGTCTGCGTTACCCCGGTCGGCTTCGTCGACCAGGCGGTCGCCCTGGCCCGACGACCCGATACGATCATCGCCACTTTCGGTGACATGGTTCGTGTGCCCGGCTCTTCCTCCAGCCTGCTTGAAGAACAGGCCAGGGGAGCAAGCATCAAAATTGTCTACTCACCCCTTGATGCTGTCGCACTCGCTGAAAAACACCCTGACAGTGACCTGGTCTTCCTCGGCGTCGGTTTTGAAACCACCGCCCCGACCGTGGCCGGCGCCATATTGACCGCAGCCCGGAAGAAGCTCGACAACTTCTTTGTCCTCTGCTCCCACAAAACCATGCCCGGCCCCATGGCGGCCCTCGCCGGCGACCCGGAGTTGCAGGTCGACGGCTACCTCTGTCCGGCACATGTTTCAGCCATCATCGGCGCCAATGCCTACCAGTCTCTCGTCGATGCGTACCAGGTTCCTTGTGTAGTAACCGGCTTTGAACCTCTCGATGTACTACAAGGCGTGCTGATGCTGGCAAAACAAACCGTTGCCGGTGAAGCGCATGTCGAAACCCAATATCGCCGCGTCGTCAAAGCGAAAGGGAACCTCAAAGCTCAACAACTCCTCGCGCAGGTCTTTGAGCCCGGAGACGCCCGCTGGCGTGGCATTGGTGACATCCCGAACAGCGGCTTGCAGATCAGAGCCAAGTTTTCGCACTTCGATGCCGCAACCCAACTGCACGTTAAGGTTGAGCCCCCCGTTGAGCACAAGGGCTGTCTCTGCGGCGAGATCCTTAAAGGGAAAGTCCGTCCCAACGACTGCCCGCTCTTCCGCACCGTCTGCACACCGGAAGATCCGGTCGGAGCCTGCATGGTCTCAAGTGAAGGAACCTGCGCAGCCGAATATAAGTATGGGACTTAA
- a CDS encoding thiamine biosynthesis protein: MSKALGLLSGGLDSSLAALCLKRQGVEVTAISFVTPFFGSSKAELAAKQMGIPLIVENISEVHLAMLKNPHYGYGKNMNPCIDCHAMMFRLAGEIMAEQGFDFLFSGEVLGQRPMSQNSNALRSVANYSGHPDRIIRPLSAKLLPVTPMEEQGLVDRDQLLDIQGRSRKPQEALAKEWGLTDFPSSGGGCLLTEIHFSDRLRDLVKHQPDCNVDDVELLKIGRQFRLSEQSKLTLGRNQKDNDAIRAADKSDYIILRTPGVSGPLGLVSGTPSEDDLQTAGAILATYGKGKDQTEVEVLAEMPGGEKLFSIAPMSREAATVMIV; this comes from the coding sequence ATGAGTAAAGCCCTGGGACTCCTTTCCGGAGGACTCGACAGCAGCCTTGCTGCTCTATGTCTCAAGCGCCAGGGAGTTGAGGTCACGGCCATTTCCTTTGTCACTCCTTTTTTCGGCAGCAGTAAAGCAGAACTCGCAGCAAAGCAGATGGGCATCCCGCTGATTGTTGAGAATATCAGCGAAGTCCATCTGGCGATGCTTAAAAATCCGCACTACGGCTATGGCAAGAACATGAACCCCTGCATCGACTGCCACGCCATGATGTTTCGCCTGGCCGGTGAAATTATGGCTGAACAAGGTTTCGACTTTCTCTTCTCCGGCGAAGTGCTGGGGCAACGACCCATGAGCCAGAACTCCAACGCGCTGCGTTCGGTCGCCAACTACTCCGGCCATCCGGACCGCATCATCAGGCCCCTGAGTGCCAAGCTCCTGCCAGTGACCCCCATGGAAGAGCAGGGTCTGGTTGACCGTGATCAGCTCCTTGACATTCAGGGTCGGTCACGTAAACCCCAGGAAGCCCTTGCAAAGGAATGGGGGCTAACGGACTTTCCTTCCTCGGGTGGCGGTTGTCTGCTGACAGAGATCCACTTCTCTGACCGCCTGCGCGACCTGGTCAAACACCAGCCAGACTGCAACGTAGATGATGTCGAGCTACTCAAGATTGGCCGCCAGTTCCGCCTTTCAGAACAATCCAAGCTGACCCTGGGCAGGAACCAGAAAGACAACGATGCCATTCGAGCCGCCGACAAGAGTGATTACATCATTCTGCGCACTCCTGGCGTCTCCGGTCCACTAGGGCTGGTTTCCGGAACACCCTCAGAGGATGACCTGCAAACGGCGGGAGCCATTCTCGCCACCTATGGCAAAGGCAAGGATCAGACAGAAGTTGAAGTCTTGGCGGAAATGCCGGGCGGCGAGAAGCTCTTCAGTATCGCCCCCATGTCCAGAGAAGCAGCAACAGTGATGATTGTCTGA
- a CDS encoding HypC/HybG/HupF family hydrogenase formation chaperone, protein MCLGVPMQVKTIENEVAMCEIDGVQRQASLMMLDDVKIGDYVLIHAGFAIEKIDDDEAQLTLKALREALDMGLTPE, encoded by the coding sequence ATGTGTCTCGGTGTACCAATGCAGGTCAAAACAATCGAAAACGAAGTCGCTATGTGCGAAATCGACGGCGTACAGCGTCAAGCCAGCCTGATGATGCTCGATGACGTCAAGATCGGTGACTATGTCCTCATTCACGCCGGCTTTGCGATTGAAAAAATCGACGATGACGAAGCCCAACTGACTTTGAAGGCTTTACGAGAAGCTCTCGACATGGGCCTGACCCCCGAATGA
- a CDS encoding FAD-linked oxidase C-terminal domain-containing protein yields the protein MIDKKIIEELVQILGKDNVLTSKAERICYSYDATQQSFLPEVILQPGSTEEIALVMKLANRELIPVFPRGAGSGFTGGSLPTKGGIVLCTEQMDQILEIDEENLVATVEPGVVTERFQKAVEKVGLFYPPDPASLKFSTLGGNVAECAGGPRCVKYGVTKDFIIGLEVVTPTGDIITTGGPTMKGVVGYDLTKLLCGSEGTLGIITRIVIKLLPLPEAKKTMLVLFDSIDGAAQAVSAITRNKIIPTTLEFMDGRTIECVRQATDLDLPEAAQAVLIIEVDGDREFLDKQVNRIAEIIKPLGVVETRIATTPEESEALWQIRRSVSASLRKVNPDKFNEDICVPRSKVPEMIRKVDAIADKYQIPIVNFGHAGDGNIHVNIMVNKKVSGDIMKAEGAIKDVFKATLELGGTMSGEHGVGIAKAPYIPLEITPIAAEYMKAIKKALDPNNILNPGKIFLDSLED from the coding sequence ATGATCGACAAAAAAATAATCGAAGAACTTGTTCAGATCCTTGGTAAAGATAATGTCCTGACCAGCAAAGCGGAACGCATCTGTTACTCCTACGATGCGACCCAGCAGAGTTTTTTACCGGAAGTTATCCTGCAACCCGGCTCTACAGAAGAAATTGCTCTCGTCATGAAGCTCGCCAATCGGGAGCTCATCCCGGTTTTCCCCCGTGGTGCGGGTAGTGGTTTTACCGGAGGGTCGCTACCGACCAAAGGCGGGATCGTGCTTTGTACCGAGCAAATGGACCAGATTCTGGAGATTGACGAGGAGAATCTGGTGGCCACCGTCGAGCCAGGTGTCGTCACCGAACGTTTTCAGAAAGCCGTAGAAAAAGTCGGCCTTTTTTACCCTCCCGACCCTGCCTCCCTGAAATTTTCAACCCTGGGCGGTAACGTCGCCGAATGTGCCGGCGGACCGCGCTGCGTCAAGTATGGTGTCACCAAGGACTTCATCATCGGCCTTGAAGTGGTCACCCCGACCGGCGATATCATCACCACCGGCGGTCCCACCATGAAAGGCGTCGTCGGCTACGACCTGACCAAGCTGCTCTGTGGCTCCGAAGGAACGCTCGGAATCATCACCCGAATCGTTATCAAGCTGCTGCCCCTGCCTGAAGCGAAGAAAACCATGTTGGTGCTCTTCGACTCAATCGACGGTGCGGCGCAAGCAGTGTCTGCAATAACCCGCAATAAAATTATCCCGACGACCCTCGAATTCATGGACGGACGCACCATTGAATGCGTACGCCAGGCCACCGATCTGGATTTGCCGGAGGCCGCCCAGGCGGTGCTGATCATTGAAGTCGACGGGGATCGAGAATTTCTCGACAAACAGGTCAACCGCATTGCCGAGATCATCAAACCCCTCGGTGTGGTTGAAACCCGTATCGCAACCACGCCGGAAGAGAGCGAGGCCCTCTGGCAGATCCGGCGTTCGGTCTCGGCTTCTCTGCGCAAGGTGAATCCGGACAAGTTCAACGAGGACATCTGCGTACCTCGCAGCAAGGTTCCGGAGATGATTCGCAAAGTGGATGCCATTGCTGACAAGTATCAGATACCGATCGTCAACTTCGGTCATGCCGGAGACGGCAACATTCACGTCAACATCATGGTCAACAAGAAAGTTTCCGGCGACATCATGAAAGCGGAAGGGGCCATCAAAGACGTTTTCAAGGCAACGCTCGAACTGGGCGGGACCATGAGCGGAGAACACGGTGTCGGCATAGCCAAGGCCCCCTACATACCACTGGAGATCACTCCGATCGCTGCTGAATATATGAAGGCGATCAAGAAAGCACTCGACCCGAACAACATTCTTAATCCGGGCAAGATTTTTTTAGACTCACTAGAGGATTAA
- the moaA gene encoding GTP 3',8-cyclase MoaA, whose translation MQDQFGRKIEYLRLSVTDRCNLRCRYCMPESGVADLTHGDVLRYEEMLRVTAAACRLGIRKVRVTGGEPLVRRGIVDFIGRLARLPEKPEITLTTNGLLLAELAEELKAAGLSRVNISLDTLRPERFEELTRRSGLEKVLAGIEAAESVGMLPIKLNVIPFADFNADEIVDFARLTLDHPWDVRFIEFMPISADLEYASKDGMPIMEVESRLRTLGELEALPHQVSSGPAQMYRLPGAKGRVGLIPSVSGHFCGDCNRLRVMADGRVRGCLFDNEETDLKTVLRDGSDDQALEELLVAAACAKPEKHKINGKDFMTPSRRMHGIGG comes from the coding sequence GTGCAAGACCAATTTGGGCGAAAAATTGAATACTTACGCCTGTCAGTGACGGATCGCTGCAATCTTCGCTGCCGCTACTGCATGCCTGAAAGTGGGGTCGCGGATCTTACCCATGGCGATGTGCTGCGCTACGAGGAGATGCTGCGGGTGACTGCCGCGGCCTGCCGCCTCGGGATTCGCAAAGTCCGCGTGACCGGTGGCGAGCCCCTGGTCAGGCGCGGTATTGTCGACTTTATCGGTCGTTTGGCTCGCTTGCCGGAGAAACCTGAAATCACACTGACTACGAACGGCCTGCTTCTGGCAGAACTGGCAGAGGAGCTTAAGGCTGCCGGCCTTTCTCGGGTGAACATCAGCCTTGACACACTCCGCCCGGAGCGCTTTGAAGAGTTGACCCGTCGTTCGGGGTTGGAGAAGGTTCTGGCCGGCATCGAAGCCGCCGAAAGTGTGGGGATGCTGCCGATCAAGCTGAATGTCATTCCTTTTGCAGATTTTAACGCTGATGAGATCGTTGATTTCGCCCGGCTTACACTGGATCACCCCTGGGATGTCCGTTTTATAGAGTTCATGCCGATCAGTGCCGATCTGGAATATGCTTCTAAAGACGGTATGCCGATCATGGAGGTTGAATCACGACTGCGAACTCTTGGCGAGTTGGAGGCTCTTCCTCATCAGGTCTCCTCAGGGCCTGCTCAAATGTATCGTCTGCCAGGGGCCAAGGGCCGTGTCGGGCTGATTCCTTCTGTCTCCGGGCATTTTTGTGGTGATTGTAATCGCCTGCGAGTGATGGCCGACGGCCGGGTGCGCGGCTGTCTCTTTGATAATGAAGAGACTGATCTCAAAACGGTTTTGCGAGATGGCAGTGATGATCAGGCCCTGGAGGAACTCCTCGTGGCGGCAGCCTGTGCCAAGCCGGAGAAGCACAAAATCAATGGTAAGGACTTCATGACGCCGAGTCGGCGCATGCACGGCATTGGTGGTTGA
- a CDS encoding (Fe-S)-binding protein — protein MAKLKKLEDYRDEIERCVKCGACRAHCPAFDAERREGRVARGKIALANSILEGEVGLEPKVLEDLSQCLLCGSCCAGCPNKVHTEDIVAAARRQIAEERGLSTFGKGVATVLGRPKLMNLLAKSGGSLSSILFKKLPKNSGLNLRFPAPYLEKGRTLPPITAKPFRERVPEVIPGDSQQPTVLFFTGCGINYMYPAVGEAFLNALNFLGVTVIVPKDQACCGLPAVSAGATKTIESLADQNLAAINRHNFDYIVTACASCNSGLGNIYAEMGDEFKEMSAKVMDIFVFLARHGLPEKLEALPKSEQRIKVTYHDPCHLRNQGITKEPRQILKALPQVEFVEMPDAGTCCGLGGTYSVYHYEHTKRIAARKAGNIESSGAELVATDCPGCIMQLQDGINHAEGTQRALHILELLAEALPE, from the coding sequence ATGGCAAAACTTAAAAAACTCGAAGATTATCGAGACGAAATAGAGCGCTGCGTCAAGTGTGGGGCCTGCCGGGCCCACTGCCCAGCCTTCGACGCTGAACGTCGTGAAGGCCGGGTCGCCCGTGGCAAGATTGCCTTGGCCAACTCGATCCTGGAAGGAGAAGTCGGCCTCGAACCCAAGGTTCTGGAGGACTTGAGCCAATGTCTGCTCTGTGGCAGTTGCTGCGCCGGGTGCCCCAACAAGGTACACACCGAAGACATCGTTGCCGCCGCAAGGAGGCAGATCGCGGAGGAACGGGGTCTCTCCACCTTTGGCAAGGGTGTCGCCACTGTCCTCGGTCGACCGAAGCTGATGAACCTTTTGGCCAAGTCGGGAGGCAGCCTGTCGTCAATACTCTTTAAAAAGCTCCCGAAAAACAGCGGTCTGAACCTTCGATTTCCGGCGCCTTACCTGGAAAAAGGACGGACGCTTCCGCCGATTACCGCCAAACCTTTTCGCGAGAGGGTTCCCGAGGTTATTCCGGGAGATTCTCAGCAGCCGACCGTGCTCTTCTTTACCGGATGCGGCATCAACTACATGTATCCTGCGGTCGGTGAGGCCTTTCTCAATGCGTTGAACTTTCTCGGCGTCACCGTTATTGTCCCCAAGGATCAGGCCTGCTGCGGATTGCCTGCGGTGAGTGCAGGAGCGACCAAGACGATTGAGAGCCTGGCAGATCAGAACCTGGCCGCGATCAACCGGCACAATTTTGACTATATCGTTACCGCCTGCGCCTCATGCAACTCCGGACTCGGCAACATCTACGCAGAGATGGGGGATGAATTCAAAGAGATGTCAGCAAAGGTCATGGACATTTTCGTCTTTTTGGCCAGACACGGCCTCCCGGAGAAGTTGGAGGCGCTGCCCAAATCCGAGCAACGCATCAAGGTGACCTATCACGACCCCTGTCATCTACGCAACCAGGGAATCACCAAGGAACCTCGGCAGATTCTCAAGGCGTTGCCCCAGGTGGAGTTTGTCGAAATGCCGGACGCCGGGACCTGCTGCGGTCTGGGTGGGACTTATTCGGTTTACCACTACGAGCACACGAAGAGAATCGCCGCCAGAAAAGCCGGCAACATTGAAAGCAGCGGAGCGGAACTGGTCGCGACAGACTGCCCTGGCTGTATCATGCAGCTTCAGGACGGTATCAACCATGCCGAAGGGACTCAGAGGGCACTGCACATTCTGGAGCTCCTTGCCGAAGCCTTACCCGAGTGA
- a CDS encoding cytochrome c3 family protein, producing MQKVICLIVVALFLSTGAALAVSAKKTIEFNKSPMGTVIFDGTIHKEQDLNCKDCHNKDMFPKMKQGTVEITMDEIYAGNLCGVCHNGKRAFDAKGNCARCHVKQ from the coding sequence ATGCAAAAAGTGATCTGCCTGATTGTTGTCGCCCTGTTTTTGAGCACGGGAGCGGCTTTGGCTGTCTCTGCCAAAAAAACTATCGAATTCAACAAAAGCCCGATGGGCACTGTCATCTTCGACGGCACGATACATAAAGAGCAAGACCTCAACTGCAAAGACTGCCATAACAAGGACATGTTCCCGAAAATGAAACAGGGAACCGTAGAGATCACCATGGATGAGATCTACGCGGGCAACCTTTGTGGTGTCTGTCACAACGGCAAACGTGCTTTTGATGCAAAGGGAAACTGTGCCCGTTGCCACGTTAAACAGTAA
- a CDS encoding type IV pilus twitching motility protein PilT: MAKIDSLFKMMKQQGASDLHISTGAPPLFRLHGDMEKLNYPPLNDQQARGLLYEILNEEQRAEFEANLDLDFAYSLEGVARFRGNLLETHRGVAGVFRIIPSKILTADQLGLPEGIRKLTKLKKGLVLVTGPTGSGKSTTLAAMIDLINKTRREHILTLEDPLEFIHENQMSLMNQRQIGQHSQSFANALRAALREDPDVILVGEMRDLETISMAMTAAETGHLVFGTLHTNSAPKTIDRIIDAFPKDAQEQVRTMLGESLKGVICQQLLRTADGKGRAAALEILICNSAVANLIREAKTFQVPSIMQTAKGDGMQLMDQHILEMLNAKLINGDEAYRCCVDKKAFEQYLPKKKL; this comes from the coding sequence ATGGCTAAAATTGATTCGCTGTTCAAAATGATGAAGCAACAAGGTGCCAGTGATCTGCATATTTCCACCGGCGCGCCGCCCCTCTTCCGCCTCCACGGCGACATGGAAAAGCTCAACTACCCGCCTTTGAACGACCAGCAAGCCCGTGGCCTTCTTTACGAAATCCTCAACGAGGAACAGCGCGCAGAATTCGAAGCCAACCTTGATCTCGACTTTGCTTATTCCCTGGAAGGGGTTGCCCGCTTTCGTGGCAACCTTTTGGAGACCCACCGTGGCGTTGCCGGTGTTTTCAGAATCATCCCCAGCAAGATTTTGACTGCCGACCAGCTTGGTTTGCCGGAAGGTATCCGTAAACTGACCAAACTGAAAAAAGGTCTGGTGCTGGTGACCGGGCCAACCGGTAGCGGCAAGTCAACCACTCTGGCGGCCATGATTGACCTGATCAACAAGACCCGTCGTGAGCACATCCTGACTCTCGAAGATCCCCTCGAATTTATTCACGAAAACCAGATGTCACTGATGAACCAGCGGCAGATTGGTCAGCATTCGCAGTCCTTTGCCAACGCTTTGCGTGCCGCCCTGCGCGAGGATCCCGATGTCATTCTTGTCGGTGAGATGCGCGACCTGGAAACTATCTCCATGGCAATGACCGCCGCAGAAACCGGACACCTGGTTTTCGGTACCTTGCATACCAATTCGGCTCCGAAAACCATTGACCGTATCATCGATGCTTTTCCCAAGGATGCCCAGGAGCAGGTGAGAACCATGCTTGGCGAGAGTCTCAAGGGCGTTATCTGCCAACAGTTATTGCGCACCGCCGATGGCAAGGGCCGCGCAGCTGCCCTGGAGATATTGATCTGTAACTCTGCTGTCGCCAACCTGATCCGCGAAGCCAAGACCTTCCAGGTGCCGTCAATCATGCAGACGGCCAAGGGTGATGGTATGCAATTAATGGATCAGCACATCCTGGAGATGCTTAACGCCAAGCTCATCAATGGTGATGAAGCCTATCGCTGCTGTGTCGACAAGAAAGCTTTTGAGCAGTACCTTCCGAAGAAGAAACTTTGA